In one Solanum lycopersicum chromosome 11, SLM_r2.1 genomic region, the following are encoded:
- the LOC138339666 gene encoding uncharacterized protein: MGDNNEQISLTDVVVAQPTVAEQNELIAQLMQQIADMRVEMQRRQDTPPPGFGPNFLDTRPPTYFPSSSSDPTQQRPSTPVHNPSRIDMTTQNPQYAAVSYQTPSPLPDNPPQIPPHPQSIPIAPVPQNQTQNPAAFNSQTPHPHFNQNTNPQNFPQNYQTAQNVPSPSIAPPLPKRTTFQVPIPVEHEVHGSELDHYEEQEREWRSREEAKVDIKEEIRKAMRELQCTPDVAGLSYAELCIHPDLNLPEGFKIPKFDTFDGAGNPMAHLRAYCDQLVGVGKDEALLMRLFSRSLCGEALEWFTSHETRQWPSWSALAKEFIDRFAYNVEIVPDRYSLEKMKQKPTESYREFAYRWRKEAARVRPPMTEKEIVEVFVRVQEPEYYDRVILLIGAKFAEIVKVGETIEDGLKSGKIARVSASPGSSGLVRKKREEVNAISHGGRKAPRNLPRPQGRPYPPSQPHQAYRPNSNHSSHYNAGPTYPEAHIASYQNPPPIPQNFPNYPQAYQVPPHYQNVAPSCANVQPSYQASFPAYQIQTPAYQSPHPNYQAPRPNHQTNPYPRTQAPRPNARNYQQVPPPQQGGYDPPRPRSEKKPSRSFTVLAESRTKLFERLSAAGYIHPVGPKPVDVHSRFYRPEQRCAYHSNSVGHDTEDCINLKHKIQDLIDQEVVSLQPAAPNVNTNPLPNHGGGNINMIEIDDDEREAKRITPIVQEDLERAVASLSVREKGEFVILTPAKAVALVPSRTLPKPKFVIETAVAQGMTRSGRCYTPDELALGGQKKDHAKRPISEGEAEEFWRRMQPKDYSIVKHLEKTPAQISVWALLMSSQSHRQALMKALDDTYVPSGTSSDNVAAMIHRVIQGHRISFCDDELPSEGRAHNKALHITVVCRGKIVNRVLVDDGSGLNICPLSTLKQLRFDLGKLEKNQVNVRAFDGVQRETLGAVNLIIQMGPTEFEAKFQVLDIDTSYNLLLGRPFIHMAGAIPSTLHQVMKLVWRNEELVIHGERSHSGKQVPILDETPQTSDFYTVELVNATDEGLAPQTPMPAVYKMIATVMLQSGFEPGFGLGRNAQGIIEPIPVLAIGSKYGLGYIPTNDDLKMKRRKDQGLTKPIPHLYHSFPVREHAESADDGEGICDLFKEINAVIEEEAEPAGIRDAEPGEMLQNWTSTPILMPRTLCNVSYKPANVMSCHELNEQNEANDDEADDYDDESGEPDYVVEEFRQFENQHKPNLEETETVNLGDSECVKEVKISTHLNETQKRCVCLGGQ; encoded by the exons ATGGGCGACAACAATGAACAAATCAGCCTCACAGATGTCGTGGTGGCTCAGCCAACTGTGGCAGAGCAGAATGAGCTTATTGCGCAGTTGATGCAGCAAATAGCTGACATGAGGGTAGAGATGCAACGGAGGCAAGACACCCCTCCGCCCGGATTCGGCCCCAACTTTCTCGACACAAGACCCCCTACATACTTCCCCTCGTCCAGCTCGGATCCTACTCAGCAACGTCCATCGACACCCGTGCATAACCCCTCCAGAATAGATATGACTACCCAAAACCCCCAATACGCAGCAGTCTCCTATCAGACTCCCTCACCACTCCCAGacaatcctccacaaatacCACCACACCCCCAAAGCATTCCAATAGCCCCAGTACCCCAAAATCAAACCCAAAATCCCGCCGCCTTCAATTCCCAAACACCGCATCCCCACTTTAACCAAAATACCAATCCACAAAATTTTCCGCAAAATTATCAAACCGCACAGAACGTTCCAAGCCCTTCCATAGCTCCACCCCTCCCCAAAAGAACCACTTTTCAAGTCCCAATCCCAGTCGAGCATGAGGTGCACGGCTCCGAGTTGGACCACTATGAGGAGCAAGAGAGAGAGTGGAGGTCGAGGGAAGAAGCAAAGGTAGACATAAAGGAGGAGATCCGGAAGGCAATGAGGGAATTGCAATGTACTCCAGACGTCGCTGGGTTAAGCTACGCAGAGCTATGCATCCACCCAGACTTGAACCTGCCTGAAGGGTTCAAGATCCCGAAGTTTGATACCTTCGATGGGGCGGGCAACCCCATGGCACACCTCAGAGCGTACTGTGAccaactcgtgggagttggcaaagatGAAGCCCTGCTAATGAGGTTATTCAGCCGGAGCCTGTGCGGGGAAGCTTTGGAGTGGTTCACATCCCACGAGACTCGACAATGGCCCAGTTGGAGTGCACTGGCTAAGGAGTTCATCGACAGATTCGCGTACAACGTCGAAATAGTCCCTGATCGGTACTccttggagaagatgaagcagaagCCCACAGAAAGCTATCGCGAGTTCGCGTACAGATGGAGGAAGGAGGCAGCGAGGGTGAGGCCTCCAATGACAGAGAAGGAGATTGTGGAGGTGTTCGTGCGGGTGCAGGAGCCCGAGTATTATGACAGAGTCATCTTATTAATCGGCGCCAAGTTCGCCGAGATAGTCAAGGTGGGTGAGACTATTGAAGATGGCCTGAAGTCGGGGAAGATAGCCCGAGTGTCTGCATCACCTGGGTCTTCCGGACTGGtaaggaagaaaagagaagaggttAACGCTATCTCACACGGGGGAAGAAAGGCCCCCAGAAACTTACCACGTCCCCAAGGCCGCCCTTACCCTCCATCACAGCCTCATCAAGCCTACCGTCCAAACTCAAATCATTCCAGCCACTACAATGCCGGCCCCACTTATCCAGAAGCCCATATTGCGTCATATCAGAATCCACCCCCGATTCCCCAAAATTTTCCAAACTACCCCCAAGCCTATCAAGTCCCTCCCCACTACCAGAATGTCGCTCCCAGCTGCGCTAATGTACAGCCAAGCTATCAAGCGTCATTCCCTGCATATCAAATACAAACCCCAGCATATCAAAGCCCCCATCCAAATTACCAAGCCCCAAGGCCAAACCACCAAACAAATCCCTACCCCAGAACCCAAGCTCCACGACCAAACGCCCGCAATTACCAACAAGTCCCTCCCCCACAGCAGGGCGGGTATGATCCCCCTCGCCCCAGGTCTGAGAAGAAGCCCTCCAGAAGCTTCACTGTGTTGGCTGAAAGTAGAACTAAATTGTTCGAAAGGTTATCCGCGGCcggatacatccaccctgtgggCCCCAAGCCCGTGGATGTCCATTCCAGATTCTACAGACCGGAGCAGAGATGTGCTTAccattccaacagtgttggacatgataCAGAAGATtgtatcaatctcaagcacAAGATCCAGGACTTGATTGACCAGGAAGTGGTCTCTCTTCAGCCCGCGGCGCCAAACGTCAACACGAATCCGTTGCCAAATCATGGGGGtggaaacatcaacatgatagaAATTGACGATGATGAGCGTGAAGCCAAGAGAATTACTCCTATTGTTCAGGAAGACTTGGAGAGGGCTGTCGCTTCTTTGAGCGTCAGGGAGAAAGGAGAGTTTGTCATTCTGACACCTGCAAAggctgttgccttggtgcccTCAAGGACTCTCCCCAAACCCAAGTTTGTGATAGAAACGGCCGTGGCTCAAGGCATGACTAGGTCCGGAAGGTGCTACACTCCTgatgagcttgctctcggaggacaGAAGAAGGACCATGCTAAGAGGCCGATAAGCGAGGGGGAAGCAGAAGAGTTCTGGAGAAGGATGCAGCCGAAGGACTATTCCATCgtcaaacatttagagaagaCTCCAGCTCAGATATCTGTGTGGGCCCTGCTGATGAGCTCTCAGTCCCACAGGCAGGCCTTAATGAAAGCTCTTGATGATACATACGTGCCCTCAGGCACAAGCAGCGACAATGTAGCTGCTATGATTCACCGAGTCATTCAGGGACACCGTATCAGCTTCTGCGATGATGAGTTGCCATCCGAAGGGAGAGCCCACAACAAAGCTCTACACATCACCGTGGTATGCCGCGGAAAGATCGTCAACCGTGTTTTGGTAGACGACGGATCTGGCCTAAACATATGCCCCTTGTCCACGCTGAAGCAGCTGAGGTTTGACCTCGGAAAGTTGGAGAAAAACCAGGTCAATGTGAGAGCTTTTGATGGTGTGCAGAGAGAGACGTTAGGAGCGGTGAACTTGATCATCCAAATGGGCCCCACGGAGTTCGAGGCAAAATTCCAGGTGTTGGATATCGACACCAGCTATAACCTCCTTTTGGGAAGGCCATTTATTCATATGGCTGGAGCCATCCCTTCCACTCTTCACCAAGTGATGAAACTAGTATGGAGAAATGAAGAACTAGTTATTCACGGGGAAAGGAGCCATTCAGGTAAGCAGGTGCCGATCTTGGACGAGACGCCGCAAACTTCGGACTTCTACACAGTGGAGTTGGTAAATGCCACCGATGAGGGCCTGGCACCACAGACTCCCATGCCGGCCGTGTACAAAATGATTGCCACGGTAATGCTGCAGAGCGGATTCGAACCAGGTTTCGGATTAGGAAGGAATGCACAAGGGATCATCGAGCCAATTCCGGTCCTTGCTATAGGATCaaagtatggtttggggtacatccccacaaATGATGATTTGAAGATGAAGAGGAGAAAGGATCAAGGGTTGACTAAGCCGATCCCACATCTCTATCACTCCTTTCCAGTCCGGGAGCATGCCGAGTCTGCAGACgatggggaaggaatctgtgacctGTTCAAGGAGATCAACGCCGTCATCGAGGAGGAGGCTGAGCCAGCAGGCATTCGTGATGCTGAACCAGGGGAGATGCTGCAAAATTGGACGTCCACGCCGATCCTGATGCCCCGAACTCTGTG taacgtaagttacaaacctgccaatgtcatgtcatgtcacgagcTAAACGAGCAAAATGAGGCAAATGACGACGAGGCTGACGACTACGACGACGAAAGTGGGGAACCAGACTATGTGGTAGAAGAATTTCGGCAGTTCGAGAATCAACATAAGCCGAATCTGGAGGAAACAGAGACGGTGAATTTGGGAGATTCAGAatgtgtcaaagaggttaagatcagcacTCACCTGAATGAAACTCAGAAG CGATGTGTTTGTTTGGGAGGTCAGTGA